One Microbacterium marinum genomic window, GGGACCCGTCGTCGGCGATCGGGAGTCGAGCGACCCCGACGAGCAGATGGCCGGGACGACCGGCGAGCTCTACCGCGTGTTCGCCGATCCCGGCTTCATCTCCGACCTCATCCGGGAGGGTGCGACCTGGACCGTCGCCGACGCCGCGGAGGAGCTCGCGCTCGACGACGGAACGACCGTCGAGGCATGGCGCATCGACAGCGACGCGCCCTACTCGTGGTTCGACATCCCCGTCGAGGCGTACGCCGTGTGGGTCACCGAGGAGTGGGCTCCCGTCCGAGCCGAGTCGACCACGGGCTTCCTGGGACGGACGACGACGATCACCCAGCAGTTCTCGGGTCTCGGCGACGCGGTGACGATCACGCCGCTCGGCTGAGTCCGACGCTCCACGAGACCGAGGTGCCTGTTCCCGCGCCATTCACCTTCCGGTGGCGTGGATGTCAGGGCCCGATCGTAGCGTCGGAGCGTGCTCGATCCCTTCGCCGAGGGGCCCTCGGCTCCGCGCGCCCTCCTGCTCGACGCCGACGGTGTCGTCTTCGCCCCGATGGTCCACCGGGACACGATCAGGGTGCTCACCGAACAGGTCGTGAGGCGTCTGACCACGGCGGCGATCGAACACGACGTCGACCGGGTGCGCGGCGCGCTCGAGCACGGACTGCGGGCGATCTCCGAGCGTGACGCCACCCTCCGGCACCGTCGCGTGCCGCGAGAGGTTCCCGCCGAGACGGTCGCCGCCGTCCTCACCGCCGAACTCGACGCTGACGCGCGATCCGCCCTTCTCCGTGACGCCGCCGCGCTCAGCGGCGACCTCGACGCCGCGCTCTGGCAGCGCGACCCTCGCCCGCAGGCCGTCGAGGCGATCGCCGTCGCCCACAGCCGCGGCATCCCGGTCGCCCTCATCGGCGACGCCCCGCCCGGACACCGACGCAGGGCGCTGTTGTCAGCGGGCTCGCTCTCGCCGATGGTCACGGCTCAGGTCTTCAGCGAGGAGGTGGGCGTCCGTCGGCCGCATCCGCGGAGCATCGAGGTCGCCGCCGCCCTGCTCGGCGTCCATCCCGTCGACGCCTGGTACGTCGGCAGTCACCCCCGCCGGGACCTTCTCGCCGCCCGACGAGCCGGCGTCGGCCACGTGCTCGCGGTGCGTGACGAGTCCGACGTGGCGACGCTCGTCGCCGCACTGCGGGACTCGCCCGCCCCGCGGACCCGACCGCGCACGCCCCGCCGCGGCACGCTCCTCACCTCCGACGAGTCGGATGCCGCCGACGAGATCGACGACGTGGCCTAGCGCCCGTCCCGGAAGTCGTCCGGATCGACGTCGTCGAGGAACCGCTTGAACTCCGCCACGTTCTCCTCGGGATCGGCCTCCTCGTCCTCCGCCGTGATGTCCACGATCCCGGCCTCGGCGAGCACGGAGTCGGCGACGAAGATCGGGGCACCCGTACGCGACGCGAGAGCGACGGCATCCGACGGACGTGCATCCAGGGTGAGGACACCGGATGCCGCGATCGTCACCTCGGCGTAGAACGTGCCGTCCTCCACCCGCGTGACCTCCACCCGGGTCACGGTGGCGCCCATTCCCGCGAGCATGGCGCTCATGAGGTCGTGCGCGAGTGGGCGAGGCGCCTCCACGCCCTCGATCGCGATGAGGATCGACGTCGCCTCCTGTGCGCCGATCCAGATCGGAAGGACCCGGCCGGCACCGGGCAGGGTGTCGACGGGTTTCAGCAGGATGACGTGGTCGCCGGCGGCATCCACCGCGACGCCCGCCACACGCACCTGAACCATCCCGATCCTCCTGTCCGGCGTCGCCGCGATCACGCGCGTGCGAGCGCCTCCAGCGCAGGCCCGCTCATCCGCTGTGTGGTCCACTCGTCCATCGGCTCCGCACCCAGCGAGCGGTAGAACGCGATGGAGGGCGCGTTCCAGTCGAGCACCGTCCATTCCACCCGCGAGTATCCGCGCTGAAGAGCCACGGCCCCGAGCGACGCGATGAGCGCCTTTCCGTAGCCGCGGCCGCGCTGGT contains:
- a CDS encoding HAD family hydrolase, whose product is MLDPFAEGPSAPRALLLDADGVVFAPMVHRDTIRVLTEQVVRRLTTAAIEHDVDRVRGALEHGLRAISERDATLRHRRVPREVPAETVAAVLTAELDADARSALLRDAAALSGDLDAALWQRDPRPQAVEAIAVAHSRGIPVALIGDAPPGHRRRALLSAGSLSPMVTAQVFSEEVGVRRPHPRSIEVAAALLGVHPVDAWYVGSHPRRDLLAARRAGVGHVLAVRDESDVATLVAALRDSPAPRTRPRTPRRGTLLTSDESDAADEIDDVA
- a CDS encoding bifunctional nuclease family protein codes for the protein MVQVRVAGVAVDAAGDHVILLKPVDTLPGAGRVLPIWIGAQEATSILIAIEGVEAPRPLAHDLMSAMLAGMGATVTRVEVTRVEDGTFYAEVTIAASGVLTLDARPSDAVALASRTGAPIFVADSVLAEAGIVDITAEDEEADPEENVAEFKRFLDDVDPDDFRDGR